The proteins below come from a single Mycolicibacterium sp. TY81 genomic window:
- a CDS encoding DUF6011 domain-containing protein — translation MTAALRSEGPRLERDPDDDEFRIAVRCNVCRRWLTDPESVANGAGARCRGERE, via the coding sequence GTGACCGCCGCGCTGAGGTCCGAAGGGCCGCGTTTGGAACGCGACCCTGACGACGATGAATTCCGAATCGCAGTGCGCTGCAACGTCTGCCGCCGATGGCTGACCGACCCCGAGAGCGTCGCCAACGGAGCGGGCGCCCGCTGCCGGGGAGAACGTGAGTAG